Proteins encoded in a region of the Acidimicrobiales bacterium genome:
- the pstA gene encoding phosphate ABC transporter permease PstA yields MGPAASVRATPTDLVERQLRGRRTSVGGLAFEAGVLLALLLCLGVLVWLLATVLVDGVPVVADRGTDLFTGELAATAERTGLAQGIFGSLGILLFVAVLSFPIGVGAAVYLEEYAGDTRFTRFVNVNIRNLAGVPSVVYGLLGLAIFVEAMGEVTGPSSNGRSLVAGGLTMAVLVLPIVVITAAEALRAVPGSLREAGFAVGATRWEVTRGHVLPYAAPGILTGTVLAFSRAVGEAAPLIVIGAVTGLIIRGEQGLAERFQDRFTALPMEIYTFTRNFREGYLDLASATIVVLLGVLLLANTAAILLRNRYDKRRQP; encoded by the coding sequence ATGGGCCCGGCGGCGAGCGTCCGGGCCACCCCGACCGACCTGGTCGAGCGCCAGCTGCGCGGGCGGCGCACGTCGGTCGGCGGGCTGGCCTTCGAGGCCGGCGTGCTGCTCGCCCTGCTGCTGTGCCTCGGCGTGCTCGTGTGGCTGCTGGCCACGGTGCTGGTCGACGGCGTTCCCGTCGTCGCCGACCGGGGCACCGACCTGTTCACCGGCGAGCTGGCGGCCACGGCCGAGCGGACCGGCCTGGCCCAGGGCATCTTCGGCTCGCTCGGCATCCTCCTGTTCGTCGCCGTGCTGTCGTTCCCGATCGGGGTCGGCGCCGCCGTCTACCTGGAGGAGTACGCCGGCGACACCCGCTTCACCCGGTTCGTCAACGTCAACATCCGCAACCTGGCCGGCGTGCCGTCGGTCGTCTACGGCCTGCTCGGGCTGGCCATCTTCGTGGAGGCCATGGGCGAGGTCACCGGCCCGTCGTCGAACGGCCGCAGCCTCGTCGCCGGCGGCCTGACGATGGCGGTGCTCGTCCTCCCGATCGTCGTGATCACGGCGGCCGAGGCCCTGCGGGCCGTGCCCGGCAGCCTCCGGGAGGCCGGCTTCGCCGTCGGCGCCACCCGGTGGGAGGTCACGCGGGGCCACGTGCTGCCCTACGCCGCGCCCGGCATCCTGACCGGCACCGTCCTCGCCTTCTCCAGGGCCGTCGGCGAGGCCGCGCCGCTGATCGTCATCGGCGCCGTCACCGGCCTCATCATCCGGGGCGAGCAGGGCCTGGCCGAGCGCTTCCAGGACCGGTTCACGGCCCTGCCCATGGAGATCTACACGTTCACCCGCAACTTCCGCGAGGGCTACCTGGACCTGGCGTCGGCCACGATCGTGGTCCTGCTCGGGGTCCTGCTGCTGGCCAACACGGCGGCCATCCTGTTGCGGAACCGGTACGACAAGAGGAGGCAGCCGTGA
- the pstC gene encoding phosphate ABC transporter permease subunit PstC — protein MGAVLTVADLRGDRRRLRRERVVRRALAGAAAVSLVVSALIVWTLVSKAVAFLAEVDPADLWSGGWFPRRSEFDLRPLVTGTLLTSGIAMLVAAPLGLGAAVYLSEYAPPGVRRALKPALEILAGIPSVVLGFFALNVVNPELVQRVFGDADRQNLLAAGIGVGILCVPIVASISEDALRAVPRSLREAAYGLGSRRAAVSARVVVPAAVSGIVAAFVIAVSRAIGETLVVTLAAGASNGSALVLDPREPGLTMTAAMATLVSGTDRVVGATADSLYLVGALLFAVTMTLNLVGQRFVRRVRHRY, from the coding sequence GTGGGGGCCGTGCTGACCGTCGCCGACCTGCGCGGCGACCGCCGGCGGCTGCGGCGGGAGCGGGTCGTGCGCCGCGCCCTGGCCGGCGCGGCGGCCGTGTCGCTCGTCGTCAGCGCGCTGATCGTGTGGACGCTCGTCAGCAAGGCCGTCGCCTTCCTGGCCGAGGTCGACCCGGCCGACCTGTGGTCGGGCGGCTGGTTCCCCCGTCGCAGCGAGTTCGACCTCCGCCCGCTCGTCACCGGCACCCTCCTCACGTCGGGCATCGCCATGCTCGTCGCCGCGCCCCTGGGCCTCGGCGCGGCCGTGTACCTCTCGGAGTACGCGCCGCCCGGCGTGCGCCGCGCCCTGAAGCCGGCCCTCGAGATCCTCGCCGGCATCCCGAGCGTGGTCCTCGGCTTCTTCGCGCTGAACGTCGTCAACCCCGAGCTCGTGCAGCGGGTGTTCGGCGACGCCGACCGCCAGAACCTGCTGGCCGCCGGCATCGGCGTCGGCATCCTGTGCGTGCCCATCGTGGCGTCGATCTCCGAGGACGCCCTCCGGGCCGTGCCCCGGTCGCTGCGGGAGGCGGCCTACGGGCTCGGCTCCCGGCGCGCCGCGGTGTCGGCCAGGGTCGTCGTCCCGGCCGCCGTGTCCGGCATCGTCGCCGCCTTCGTGATCGCCGTGTCCCGGGCCATCGGCGAGACGCTCGTCGTCACCCTCGCCGCCGGGGCCAGCAACGGGTCGGCGCTCGTGCTCGACCCGAGGGAGCCGGGGCTGACGATGACGGCGGCGATGGCCACGCTCGTCAGCGGCACCGACCGCGTCGTCGGCGCGACCGCCGACAGCCTCTACCTCGTCGGCGCGCTGCTGTTCGCCGTCACCATGACCCTCAACCTCGTCGGCCAGCGGTTCGTCCGCCGGGTCCGGCACCGCTACTGA
- a CDS encoding CHAD domain-containing protein yields the protein PVARLTTARRPVVVAGRVEVVDDEVVVLDGDREVARFREIEAEVVADGGADLLPALVERLVAAGADPAAPVPKLVRALGERAAAPPELVPVEVPDDPLVADVAAAALVDAVREARAGDLLVTADPGKGVLALRRGLRLARSALRTLAPVLDREVSEPVRDAAGWAVDALTPARLAERVAATVGVVAVGAPAARAAEERTAAAGAAAAALDGEPWLRLLDDLVALAADPPRGPEAGASAAEVLPRMVAGAWSELAAAVGGDPADAPPDRLRRLVTAARDAAELAVPGVGDPAAALSVALGRVRRVLGDHRDALLAADWLAAAGEDPAPARARAEEATARWPAAWADAVERAAWLA from the coding sequence CCGGTGGCCCGGCTGACGACGGCCAGGCGGCCGGTGGTCGTCGCCGGCCGGGTGGAGGTGGTCGACGACGAGGTCGTCGTGCTCGACGGCGACCGCGAGGTGGCCCGCTTCCGGGAGATCGAGGCGGAGGTGGTGGCCGACGGCGGCGCCGACCTGCTGCCGGCGCTCGTCGAGCGGCTCGTCGCCGCCGGCGCCGACCCGGCGGCCCCGGTGCCGAAGCTGGTGCGGGCGCTCGGGGAGCGGGCCGCGGCCCCGCCCGAGCTGGTGCCGGTCGAGGTGCCCGACGACCCCCTCGTGGCCGACGTGGCGGCGGCCGCCCTGGTCGACGCCGTGCGCGAGGCCAGGGCGGGCGACCTGCTGGTGACGGCCGACCCCGGCAAGGGCGTGCTGGCGCTGCGCCGGGGCCTGCGGCTGGCCCGCTCGGCGCTGCGGACGCTGGCGCCGGTGCTCGACCGGGAGGTGTCCGAACCGGTCAGGGACGCCGCCGGCTGGGCCGTCGACGCGCTGACCCCGGCCCGCCTGGCCGAGCGGGTGGCGGCGACGGTCGGCGTGGTCGCAGTTGGGGCGCCGGCGGCGCGCGCCGCCGAGGAGCGGACGGCGGCGGCCGGGGCGGCCGCGGCCGCCCTCGACGGCGAGCCGTGGCTGCGCCTGCTCGACGACCTGGTGGCGCTGGCCGCCGACCCGCCGCGCGGGCCCGAGGCGGGGGCCAGCGCGGCCGAGGTGCTGCCCCGGATGGTGGCCGGGGCCTGGTCCGAGCTCGCCGCCGCCGTCGGCGGCGACCCCGCCGACGCCCCGCCCGACCGGCTCCGACGGCTCGTCACCGCGGCGAGGGACGCGGCCGAGCTGGCCGTGCCCGGCGTGGGCGACCCGGCCGCCGCGCTGTCGGTGGCCCTCGGCCGGGTCCGGCGGGTGCTCGGCGACCACCGGGACGCGCTGCTGGCCGCCGACTGGCTGGCCGCCGCGGGGGAGGACCCCGCTCCGGCGAGGGCCAGGGCGGAGGAGGCCACCGCCCGGTGGCCGGCGGCCTGGGCCGACGCCGTCGAGCGGGCCGCGTGGCTGGCGTGA
- a CDS encoding NUDIX hydrolase — MAGVTGEPEVLAAGGVVWRRTGEAVEVLLVHRPKHDDWSLPKGKLNAGESLPDGALREVEEETGHRCRLGPELGSTRYLDDRGRDKRVTYWAMTVEDGSFIPNDEVDEVRWVALDEAAGALTHEHDHGVVAALRPHL; from the coding sequence GTGGCTGGCGTGACCGGCGAGCCCGAGGTCCTCGCCGCCGGCGGGGTCGTGTGGCGCCGAACCGGCGAGGCCGTCGAGGTCCTGCTCGTGCACCGGCCCAAGCACGACGACTGGTCGCTGCCCAAGGGGAAGCTGAACGCCGGCGAGTCGCTGCCCGACGGCGCGCTCCGGGAGGTGGAGGAGGAGACCGGCCACCGCTGCCGGCTCGGCCCCGAGCTCGGGTCGACGCGCTACCTCGACGACCGGGGCAGGGACAAGCGGGTGACGTACTGGGCGATGACCGTCGAGGACGGCTCGTTCATCCCCAACGACGAGGTGGACGAGGTGCGCTGGGTGGCGCTCGACGAGGCCGCCGGCGCGCTCACCCACGAGCACGACCACGGCGTGGTCGCCGCCCTCCGCCCGCACCTGTAG
- a CDS encoding substrate-binding domain-containing protein: MRTTGIAVLAATTLAVAACGGSGGGDERSIVISGSSTVQPISVAVGDAFPGDADITVDGPGTGDGFQLFCAGEIDIADASRPIHADDPEEGGICEENGIGYVELRIGIDGLTVMTSAANPDPPACLAFADLYALVGPESEGFDSWSDADALAAEVGAPNAPYPDRPLDVAGPGEESGTYDSFVEIALKGIAESRVEAGALEEDLAGSTRADYDASSDDNQIVAAVEGSESSLGWVGFGVAESAGDGIREVPVSDGESDCVAPTPDTIRSGDYPLSRSLYLYVNLASAAEKPVVAEFVDYYLGDGLSAVEASGYVALSEEDVAATRQAWEDRATGAREG; this comes from the coding sequence GTGCGCACCACCGGCATCGCCGTCCTGGCCGCCACCACCCTCGCCGTCGCCGCCTGCGGCGGTTCGGGCGGCGGCGACGAGCGCTCGATCGTCATCTCGGGCTCGTCGACCGTCCAGCCCATCTCCGTGGCCGTCGGCGACGCCTTCCCGGGCGACGCCGACATCACCGTCGACGGCCCCGGGACCGGCGACGGCTTCCAGCTGTTCTGCGCCGGCGAGATCGACATCGCCGACGCCTCCCGCCCGATCCACGCCGACGACCCCGAGGAGGGCGGGATCTGCGAGGAGAACGGCATCGGGTACGTCGAGCTGCGGATCGGCATCGACGGCCTGACGGTGATGACGAGCGCGGCCAACCCCGACCCGCCCGCCTGCCTGGCCTTCGCCGACCTCTACGCGCTCGTGGGCCCCGAGAGCGAGGGGTTCGACTCGTGGAGCGACGCCGACGCGCTCGCCGCCGAGGTCGGCGCCCCGAACGCCCCCTACCCCGACCGGCCCCTGGACGTGGCCGGCCCCGGCGAGGAGTCCGGCACCTACGACTCGTTCGTGGAGATCGCCTTGAAGGGCATCGCCGAATCCCGGGTCGAGGCCGGCGCGCTGGAGGAGGACCTGGCCGGCTCGACCAGGGCCGACTACGACGCCAGTTCGGACGACAACCAGATCGTCGCCGCCGTCGAGGGCAGCGAGTCGTCGCTCGGCTGGGTCGGGTTCGGCGTGGCCGAGAGCGCCGGCGACGGCATCCGCGAGGTCCCGGTGAGCGACGGGGAGTCCGACTGCGTGGCGCCCACCCCCGACACCATCCGCTCCGGCGACTACCCCCTGTCCCGCTCGCTGTACCTCTACGTGAACCTGGCCAGCGCGGCCGAGAAGCCGGTGGTCGCCGAGTTCGTCGACTACTACCTCGGCGATGGCCTCTCGGCCGTCGAGGCCAGCGGCTACGTGGCCCTGTCCGAGGAGGACGTGGCCGCCACCCGGCAGGCCTGGGAGGACCGGGCCACGGGCGCCAGGGAGGGCTGA
- a CDS encoding M48 family metalloprotease, translating to MARRADPADWFDPAELAEDRRVGGRLARIRAARWLAGTGTLAAVAATGAAGRLADGAGVTAWFPRLVLVVAGLEALSLAWDPALDALADRAEGRDRRRVVAGTAAGAALSLAAGLSLGAVVGWAVRAAPGAWWLAAWAVAVAAGAIAGVVEPLAAARPWAAGRRGHGAAAVGIGPARRVVVAEEVVAGPPDVLAAVLAHEAAHTRHHDAAVQAAATAAAALAGAAVLGALFPAGRLRDPASLPALLAAGRVLALAAAVPLAALSRAMERRADAEAASRLPDPAALAAATRRLARRLDPGPVERLLSGHPPPADRLAANVGRPFTSGSPGPGSRDTRRP from the coding sequence GTGGCCCGGCGGGCCGACCCCGCGGACTGGTTCGACCCCGCCGAGCTGGCCGAGGACCGCCGGGTCGGCGGCCGGCTGGCCCGCATCCGGGCGGCCCGGTGGCTGGCCGGCACGGGGACGCTGGCCGCCGTCGCCGCGACGGGCGCGGCCGGGCGGCTGGCGGACGGGGCCGGCGTGACCGCCTGGTTCCCCCGCCTGGTGCTGGTCGTCGCCGGGCTGGAGGCGCTGTCGCTCGCCTGGGACCCGGCCCTCGACGCGCTCGCCGACCGGGCCGAGGGCCGGGATCGACGGCGGGTGGTGGCCGGCACGGCGGCCGGGGCGGCGCTGTCGCTTGCCGCCGGCCTCTCCCTCGGCGCCGTCGTCGGCTGGGCCGTGCGGGCCGCGCCCGGCGCCTGGTGGCTGGCCGCCTGGGCCGTGGCCGTGGCCGCCGGCGCGATCGCCGGGGTGGTCGAGCCGCTCGCCGCCGCCCGCCCCTGGGCCGCCGGGCGCCGCGGCCACGGGGCCGCCGCCGTCGGCATCGGGCCGGCCCGCCGGGTGGTCGTCGCCGAGGAGGTGGTCGCCGGGCCGCCCGACGTGCTGGCCGCCGTCCTCGCCCACGAGGCCGCCCACACGAGGCACCACGACGCCGCCGTGCAGGCGGCGGCGACGGCGGCGGCCGCGCTGGCCGGCGCGGCCGTGCTCGGCGCCCTGTTCCCGGCCGGCCGGCTGCGGGACCCGGCGTCCCTCCCCGCCCTGCTCGCCGCCGGCCGGGTGCTCGCCCTGGCCGCCGCCGTCCCGCTGGCCGCCCTGTCCCGGGCCATGGAGCGGCGGGCCGACGCCGAGGCCGCCTCCCGCCTGCCCGACCCCGCCGCCCTCGCCGCCGCCACCCGGCGCCTCGCCCGGCGCCTCGACCCCGGCCCCGTCGAGCGCCTCCTCTCCGGCCACCCGCCGCCCGCGGACCGGCTGGCCGCCAACGTTGGCCGGCCGTTCACCTCGGGTTCACCGGGGCCTGGCTCCCGCGACACCCGCCGTCCCTAG